One Ranitomeya imitator isolate aRanImi1 chromosome 1, aRanImi1.pri, whole genome shotgun sequence DNA window includes the following coding sequences:
- the LOC138657098 gene encoding forkhead box protein I1c-like → MFKPHFTWKQPPQGKEPGVPLTYLHKLTHFYWILHNLAECISCMVLSNNGVITGYVQESVEVCGVYYSGDRQCCRAQVKAQMSFSTAFCRFTKAVLQSSQFSVLGLHCVEEPKKRTNPFHLPAHQRSTNLHQIQPKSAQETTEMAVYGENVSTYHQQNLHSTPSVVNYGNYSPSTTSYSWFNGPGVNNTPGYLHGNNPNSSMPSSYGFQGQMVQHLPGFSQQVPGCFSTASREDLLKLVKPQYSYSALIAMAIENAPQKKVTLSQIYEYVEGYYTFYNKRKAGWQNSIRHNLSLNDCFQKVSRKEDDPGKGNYWTLDPNCKKMFDNGKFRRTKKRSSESNKVEEGHPVLERKGGESPSMITPSSTVVQASSEDLKSTAPSEITSTPCLSNFFRSMTSSLDSTSMTSSLDSTSMTSSLDSTSVNRQMSLGLVNELSQRNITGLSSYTSGSLAVQSADLQDTFHLNRGPYYNFLPSSQPFF, encoded by the exons ATgttcaagcctcattttacttggaagcagcctcctcaagggaaagagccaggagtgccattgacctatCTGCACAAGCTTACGCATTTCTACTGGATACTACACAACCTGGCAGAGTGTATctcttgcatggttttgagcaacaatggagtaattacaggatatgtccaagagagtgtcgaggtctgtggagtgtattactcaggtgacagacaGTGCTGCAGAGCTCAGGTGAAGGCTCAG atgagcttcagcaccgCGTTCTGCCGCttcaccaaggcagtgctgcagagttcCCAGTTTTCAGTTCTCG GACTTCATTGTGTGGAAGAGCCAAAGAAGAGGACTAACCCATTTCATCTTCCAGCTCATCAGAGATCTACAAATCTTCATCAGATTCAACCAAAAAGTGCCCAGGAGACAACAGAGATGGCGGTATATGGTGAAAACGTCAGCACTTACCACCAGCAGAACTTACATTCAACTCCAAGTGTGGTCAACTATGGGAACTATTCACCTTCAACAACTTCTTACTCATGGTTTAATGGGCCAGGAGTCAATAATACACCAGGATATCTTCATGGAAATAACCCAAACTCGTCCATGCCATCTTCTTATGGATTTCAGGGACAAATGGTGCAACATTTGCCTGGATTTAGTCAACAAGTTCCTGGTTGTTTTTCCACAGCTTCTCGGGAGGATCTTCTGAAGCTAGTGAAGCCCCAATATTCTTACTCGGCTCTTATTGCTATGGCCATAGAAAACGCTCCACAAAAGAAAGTAACCCTGAGCCAGATATACGAATATGTGGAGGGCTATTATACTTTTTATAACAAGCGAAAAGCAGGATGGCAAAATTCAATTAGACACAATTTGTCTCTGAACGATTGTTTTCAGAAAGTGTCAAGAAAGGAGGACGACCCAG GCAAAGGCAATTACTGGACACTGGATCCTAACTGCAAAAAAATGTTTGACAATGGGAAATTTCGCCGGACAAAAAAGCGCTCATCAGAGTCCAATAAGGTTGAAGAAGGTCACCCAGTTCTAGAGAGGAAAGGTGGTGAAAGCCCATCTATGATTACCCCATCATCCACAGTGGTGCAAGCATCCTCTGAAGATCTGAAGAGCACAGCTCCCTCAGAAATCACATCAACCCCTTGTTTGAGCAACTTTTTTAGAAGTATGACATCTTCCTTGGACTCCACCTCAATGACCTCCTCCTTGGACTCCACCTCAATGACCTCCTCCTTGGACTCCACCTCAGTGAACAGGCAGATGTCTCTGGGCTTGGTCAATGAACTCTCCCAGAGGAACATCACTGGACTAAGCAGTTACACCTCAGGCTCCTTGGCAGTACAATCGGCAGATTTACAGGACACTTTTCATCTTAACAGAGGCCCCTATTATAATTTTTTACCCAGTTCCCAACCTTTTTTTTAA